A region from the Biomphalaria glabrata chromosome 14, xgBioGlab47.1, whole genome shotgun sequence genome encodes:
- the LOC106051330 gene encoding uncharacterized protein LOC106051330 isoform X3, which translates to MDKKVVNSEKTSSDEIIEKSQKAVVFPISKLHWNACTHNPGHRDFIPLKTFNSEHLPEKYRSEDILNYILSLAALTVRIVVTVRSPERPADYLYFCGNGTLWTGTGTVTDIKPKNLKALKHFCITESTTAVISIKTACHVVFDSLEASHCYVNFFFDDEENKEGVKHVTGKIVSIKNEEEDWSIFQCHTTDVSLIKTIISNLKMISKSRYVQSLSESIAVIASHPHGMSKHISVGRWTYGSSNPCMEQRRSFSPNLSIRILDDSIKYTLFPWEPIDVLVNSSREPVGIECDVHFPDGTTSKCHVWQVDRTVKYTKMSLINECGIGINVPSEQLYLELQLSNGDTQVMKDDKLLEYYWNDLTASSTIFLKISQNEL; encoded by the exons ATGGACAAAAAAGTTGTCAATTCAGAAAAGACCAGCTCTGatgaaataattgaaaaatctcaaa AAGCTGTAGTATTTCCAATAAGTAAATTACATTGGAATGCTTGCACCCATAATCCTGGACATAGGGATTTTATACCTTTGAAAACTTTTAACAGTGAGCATCTTCCAGAAAAATACAGGAGTGAAGATATTTTGAACTACATTCTATCACTAGCAGCTTTAACTGTTCGAATAGTAGTTACGGTAAGAAGCCCTGAAAGGCCAGCagattatttgtatttttgtggAAATGGTACATTGTGGACTGGCACTGGAACTGTGACAGATATAAAACCTAAAAATCTTAAAGCTTTGAAACATTTCTGTATTACTGAGAGTACCACTGCAGTCATCAGCATTAAAACAGCATGCCATGTTGTTTTTGATAGCCTTGAGGCCTCTCATTGTTACGTGAATTTCTTTTTTGATGATGAAGAGAACAAAGAAGGTGTGAAACATGTCACAGGTAAGATTGTGAGCATTAAAAATGAAGAGGAAGACTGGAGTATTTTTCAATGTCACACCACTGATGTTTCTTTGATAAAGACTATAATTTCAAACTTAAAAATGATTTCAAAGTCAAGATATGTACAATCTCTATCTGAAAGCATTGCAGTGATCGCATCTCATCCTCATGGAATGTCTAAACACATTAGTGTTGGAAGGTGGACTTATGGCTCCAGCAATCCTTGCATGGAGCAGAGACGCAGTTTTTCTCCTAATCTAAGTATTCGTATACTAGATGACAGTATTAAATATACATTATTTCCATGGGAGCCAATAGATGTTCTTGTCAATAGTTCAAGAG AGCCTGTTGGAATAGAGTGTGATGTACATTTCCCTGATGGAACTACCAGCAAGTGTCATGTTTGGCAAGTGGATCGTACAgttaaatat aCCAAAATGTCTCTTATAAATGAATGTGGAATAGGAattaatgttccttcagagcagCTGTACCTTGAACTGCAACTAAGTAATGGAGATACACAAGTTATGAAAGATGATAAACTGCTTGAATACTATTGGAATGACCTGACTGCTTCCTCTACAATATTCCTGAAAATATCACAAAATGAATTATAA
- the LOC106051334 gene encoding uncharacterized protein LOC106051334 has product MSRRVAETDRNGIHILLRYNGEDYEYLLQESHFSSSTFKVKDLISKILNELEESQLNHILVIKKEDNTELVMNGESLLSLYHETLQESVYVEIRSQTINSGTSS; this is encoded by the exons ATGTCTCGTCGAGTGGCag AAACTGATCGCAATGGAATACATATTTTATTGAGATATAATGGAGAGGATTATGAATATCTTCTTCAAGAGTCACACTTCAGTTCTTCTACTTTTAAAGTTAAAGAT ctcaTATCAAAGATTCTTAATGAATTAGAGGAATCACAGTTGAACCATATTTTGGTTATTAAAAAAG aGGATAACACTGAGCTAGTAATGAATGGTGAAAGCCTCTTGTCACTTTATCATGAAACTTTACAAGAGTCTGTTTATGTGGAGATCAGATCGCAAACTATTAACAGTGGTACATCTAGTTGA
- the LOC106051330 gene encoding uncharacterized protein LOC106051330 isoform X2, whose amino-acid sequence MDKKVVNSEKTSSDEIIEKSQKAVVFPISKLHWNACTHNPGHRDFIPLKTFNSEHLPEKYRSEDILNYILSLAALTVRIVVTVRSPERPADYLYFCGNGTLWTGTGTVTDIKPKNLKALKHFCITESTTAVISIKTACHVVFDSLEASHCYVNFFFDDEENKEGVKHVTGKIVSIKNEEEDWSIFQCHTTDVSLIKTIISNLKMISKSRYVQSLSESIAVIASHPHGMSKHISVGRWTYGSSNPCMEQRRSFSPNLSIRILDDSIKYTLFPWEPIDVLVNSSRVSEPVGIECDVHFPDGTTSKCHVWQVDRTVKYTKMSLINECGIGINVPSEQLYLELQLSNGDTQVMKDDKLLEYYWNDLTASSTIFLKISQNEL is encoded by the exons ATGGACAAAAAAGTTGTCAATTCAGAAAAGACCAGCTCTGatgaaataattgaaaaatctcaaa AAGCTGTAGTATTTCCAATAAGTAAATTACATTGGAATGCTTGCACCCATAATCCTGGACATAGGGATTTTATACCTTTGAAAACTTTTAACAGTGAGCATCTTCCAGAAAAATACAGGAGTGAAGATATTTTGAACTACATTCTATCACTAGCAGCTTTAACTGTTCGAATAGTAGTTACGGTAAGAAGCCCTGAAAGGCCAGCagattatttgtatttttgtggAAATGGTACATTGTGGACTGGCACTGGAACTGTGACAGATATAAAACCTAAAAATCTTAAAGCTTTGAAACATTTCTGTATTACTGAGAGTACCACTGCAGTCATCAGCATTAAAACAGCATGCCATGTTGTTTTTGATAGCCTTGAGGCCTCTCATTGTTACGTGAATTTCTTTTTTGATGATGAAGAGAACAAAGAAGGTGTGAAACATGTCACAGGTAAGATTGTGAGCATTAAAAATGAAGAGGAAGACTGGAGTATTTTTCAATGTCACACCACTGATGTTTCTTTGATAAAGACTATAATTTCAAACTTAAAAATGATTTCAAAGTCAAGATATGTACAATCTCTATCTGAAAGCATTGCAGTGATCGCATCTCATCCTCATGGAATGTCTAAACACATTAGTGTTGGAAGGTGGACTTATGGCTCCAGCAATCCTTGCATGGAGCAGAGACGCAGTTTTTCTCCTAATCTAAGTATTCGTATACTAGATGACAGTATTAAATATACATTATTTCCATGGGAGCCAATAGATGTTCTTGTCAATAGTTCAAGAG TTTCAGAGCCTGTTGGAATAGAGTGTGATGTACATTTCCCTGATGGAACTACCAGCAAGTGTCATGTTTGGCAAGTGGATCGTACAgttaaatat aCCAAAATGTCTCTTATAAATGAATGTGGAATAGGAattaatgttccttcagagcagCTGTACCTTGAACTGCAACTAAGTAATGGAGATACACAAGTTATGAAAGATGATAAACTGCTTGAATACTATTGGAATGACCTGACTGCTTCCTCTACAATATTCCTGAAAATATCACAAAATGAATTATAA
- the LOC106051330 gene encoding uncharacterized protein LOC106051330 isoform X1, with translation MDKKVVNSEKTSSDEIIEKSQKAVVFPISKLHWNACTHNPGHRDFIPLKTFNSEHLPEKYRSEDILNYILSLAALTVRIVVTVRSPERPADYLYFCGNGTLWTGTGTVTDIKPKNLKALKHFCITESTTAVISIKTACHVVFDSLEASHCYVNFFFDDEENKEGVKHVTGKIVSIKNEEEDWSIFQCHTTDVSLIKTIISNLKMISKSRYVQSLSESIAVIASHPHGMSKHISVGRWTYGSSNPCMEQRRSFSPNLSIRILDDSIKYTLFPWEPIDVLVNSSRVTDRPVQCFSEPVGIECDVHFPDGTTSKCHVWQVDRTVKYTKMSLINECGIGINVPSEQLYLELQLSNGDTQVMKDDKLLEYYWNDLTASSTIFLKISQNEL, from the exons ATGGACAAAAAAGTTGTCAATTCAGAAAAGACCAGCTCTGatgaaataattgaaaaatctcaaa AAGCTGTAGTATTTCCAATAAGTAAATTACATTGGAATGCTTGCACCCATAATCCTGGACATAGGGATTTTATACCTTTGAAAACTTTTAACAGTGAGCATCTTCCAGAAAAATACAGGAGTGAAGATATTTTGAACTACATTCTATCACTAGCAGCTTTAACTGTTCGAATAGTAGTTACGGTAAGAAGCCCTGAAAGGCCAGCagattatttgtatttttgtggAAATGGTACATTGTGGACTGGCACTGGAACTGTGACAGATATAAAACCTAAAAATCTTAAAGCTTTGAAACATTTCTGTATTACTGAGAGTACCACTGCAGTCATCAGCATTAAAACAGCATGCCATGTTGTTTTTGATAGCCTTGAGGCCTCTCATTGTTACGTGAATTTCTTTTTTGATGATGAAGAGAACAAAGAAGGTGTGAAACATGTCACAGGTAAGATTGTGAGCATTAAAAATGAAGAGGAAGACTGGAGTATTTTTCAATGTCACACCACTGATGTTTCTTTGATAAAGACTATAATTTCAAACTTAAAAATGATTTCAAAGTCAAGATATGTACAATCTCTATCTGAAAGCATTGCAGTGATCGCATCTCATCCTCATGGAATGTCTAAACACATTAGTGTTGGAAGGTGGACTTATGGCTCCAGCAATCCTTGCATGGAGCAGAGACGCAGTTTTTCTCCTAATCTAAGTATTCGTATACTAGATGACAGTATTAAATATACATTATTTCCATGGGAGCCAATAGATGTTCTTGTCAATAGTTCAAGAG TAACAGACAGGCCAGTTCAATGTT TTTCAGAGCCTGTTGGAATAGAGTGTGATGTACATTTCCCTGATGGAACTACCAGCAAGTGTCATGTTTGGCAAGTGGATCGTACAgttaaatat aCCAAAATGTCTCTTATAAATGAATGTGGAATAGGAattaatgttccttcagagcagCTGTACCTTGAACTGCAACTAAGTAATGGAGATACACAAGTTATGAAAGATGATAAACTGCTTGAATACTATTGGAATGACCTGACTGCTTCCTCTACAATATTCCTGAAAATATCACAAAATGAATTATAA
- the LOC106051331 gene encoding uncharacterized protein LOC106051331, translating to MLKEDYGFGKCKKYPDHGDYFQVTKFKITDLPPPFRNQATYDLTMGLASLTVKIFIKQLKTTVVGSGFIKFVDIHPVLKTCPCQICKDSLTPVKVYWKVIISTADHLFSDEKHIKMTQAVVNYDDIFLKDNVYHLHGLSVRDRWPERDACLLEFCSHDEDLVKHFENAISNLQTLQEKLTEQYNEIKNKEDLVIIVSHPHGGPKQISLGSRVSSKQLESQQWLKHTNVEKESQLINVEVEVQYPDGEISKKFIWQLDDVVKETKAWLLHEGGFHEGVKNWQLYLKYGAGQLKMMEDNVVIRHYLSDLIQCDYIIIK from the exons ATGCTGAAAGAAGATTATGGATTTGGAAAGTGCAAAAAATATCCTGACCATGGAGACTATTTTCAAGtcacgaaatttaaaatcacagATCTTCCTCCACCATTTAGAAATCAAGCAACTTATGACTTAACTATGGGACTGGCATCATTGACAGTGAAGATATTTAtcaagcaattaaaaacaacTGTAGTAGGAAGTGGATTTATTAAGTTTGTAGATATCCACCCTGTTCTGAAAACATGCCCTTGCCAGATTTGCAAAGATTCTTTAACGCCTGTGAAAGTGTATTGGAAAGTTATCATCAGCACAGCAGATCATTTGTTTAGTGATGAAAAGCACATCAAGATGACACAGGCTGTTGTAAATTATgatgatatatttttaaaagataatgTTTATCATTTACACGGACTTAGTGTCAGGGATCGATGGCCTGAGAGAGATGCATGTTTATTAGAGTTTTGTTCCCATGATGAAGACCTTgttaaacattttgagaatgctatttcaaatcttcaaacattacaagaaaaattaactgaacaatataatgaaattaaaaataaagaagattTAGTAATTATTGTTTCTCACCCTCATGGGGGACCGAAACAAATCAGTTTAGGATCAAGAGTATCATCAAAGCAATTAGAGAGTCAACAATGGTTGAAACATACAAATGTTGAGAAAGAGTCTCAGCTAATCAATGTTGAGGTGGAAGTGCAGTATCCTGATGGAGAAATCTCTAAAAAATTTATCTGGCAATTGGATGATGTTGTAAAAGAG ACTAAAGCATGGCTACTTCACGAAGGAGGCTTTCATGAAGGTGTTAAGAATTGGCAACTGTATCTAAAGTACGGTGCTGGACAATTAAAAATGATGGAGGATAATGTGGTGATTCGACATTATCTGTCAGACCTTATCCAGTGTGATTAcatcattattaaataa